A genomic segment from Lutibacter sp. A80 encodes:
- the lpxD gene encoding UDP-3-O-(3-hydroxymyristoyl)glucosamine N-acyltransferase produces the protein MILYTIQEINSILNGELIGATTHKISGPEHLEKATENQISFIGNKKYVHLWKKSKASAAIVSENIEVEAIENKVIIKVKDADLAMAKLLEVFTPNLPEFEDNIHPTAVIEPTAKIGLNCKIGANCYIGKNVELGDNVQLFPNVVIFDASKIGDRTVIWSGTVIRERSIVGSDCIFHSNVSIGADGFGYRPREDGKGLLKVPHIGNVIIGNNVEIGANSSVDRAKFSATIIGDGCKIDNLVQIAHNCVLGRSCIMAGSSGLAGSVTLGDGVIIGGASSIKDHVTIGSGAVVGGGSGVMNDIPAGKTVVGYPATDARDTFRQWVAVKKLGKGKK, from the coding sequence ATGATATTATACACAATTCAAGAAATCAATTCAATATTAAACGGAGAATTAATTGGAGCTACAACTCATAAAATTTCAGGTCCAGAACATTTAGAAAAAGCAACTGAAAATCAAATTAGCTTTATCGGAAATAAAAAATATGTTCATTTATGGAAAAAATCAAAAGCTAGTGCTGCTATTGTCAGTGAAAATATTGAAGTTGAAGCCATAGAAAATAAAGTTATTATTAAAGTTAAAGACGCTGATTTGGCAATGGCAAAATTGCTAGAAGTTTTTACTCCTAATTTACCTGAATTTGAAGATAATATTCATCCAACAGCAGTAATAGAACCTACTGCAAAAATTGGTTTAAATTGTAAAATTGGAGCGAATTGTTATATAGGGAAAAATGTTGAATTAGGAGATAATGTGCAGTTATTTCCAAATGTAGTAATTTTTGATGCTTCAAAAATAGGCGATAGAACAGTTATTTGGTCTGGAACAGTAATACGTGAACGTAGTATAGTTGGAAGTGATTGTATTTTTCATTCTAACGTAAGTATTGGAGCTGATGGCTTTGGGTACCGACCAAGAGAAGATGGGAAAGGACTGTTAAAAGTACCTCATATTGGTAATGTTATTATAGGCAATAATGTAGAAATTGGAGCAAACTCATCTGTTGATCGTGCTAAATTTAGTGCAACAATAATTGGAGATGGTTGTAAAATAGATAATTTGGTACAAATAGCACATAATTGTGTGTTAGGACGTTCTTGTATTATGGCTGGAAGCAGTGGTTTGGCAGGTTCTGTTACTTTAGGAGATGGTGTAATTATAGGAGGAGCTTCAAGTATAAAAGACCATGTTACTATTGGTTCAGGAGCCGTTGTTGGAGGTGGTTCTGGTGTTATGAACGATATTCCTGCTGGTAAAACAGTAGTTGGGTATCCTGCTACAGATGCTAGAGATACATTTAGGCAGTGGGTTGCAGTAAAAAAACTTGGAAAAGGAAAGAAATAA
- a CDS encoding outer membrane protein assembly factor BamE, with protein sequence MLKELKEIKPGVGLGFLKFGMSRAQVKELLGEPTFIDKYSHSEAANDATESWEYDELFLSISFDEAEDWKLMMISISSDFYELEEASLIGLSQTKLIDQLDEIDYGNVYVEDCSESDNEDNKVIEIDEKSINFWLTNGVLDEIQWSPLFINDDTIKWPK encoded by the coding sequence ATGTTAAAAGAATTAAAGGAAATTAAACCTGGAGTAGGGTTAGGGTTTCTAAAGTTTGGAATGTCTAGAGCACAAGTAAAAGAATTACTTGGTGAACCTACGTTTATTGATAAATATTCGCATTCTGAAGCAGCTAACGATGCAACAGAATCTTGGGAGTATGATGAATTATTTTTATCGATTAGTTTTGATGAAGCTGAAGACTGGAAACTTATGATGATTTCTATAAGTTCTGATTTTTATGAGCTTGAAGAAGCTTCATTAATTGGTTTAAGTCAGACTAAATTAATTGATCAATTAGATGAGATTGATTATGGAAATGTGTACGTTGAAGATTGTTCTGAAAGTGATAATGAAGATAATAAAGTAATTGAAATTGACGAAAAATCGATTAACTTTTGGTTGACTAATGGGGTTTTAGATGAAATTCAATGGTCTCCATTATTTATTAATGACGATACCATAAAATGGCCTAAATAA